A single Fusarium oxysporum Fo47 chromosome IV, complete sequence DNA region contains:
- a CDS encoding glycoside hydrolase superfamily, which translates to MKVSATLAAGALALGVEAKNYLGFNSGATLANRAAKFKADFQAEFETAQNLKSAPGDFSAVRLYTNIQAYSEDDPIEAFEAAIDTKTEILLGVWTSGTDNIDKEISALKKAVDKYGSKLTDLVIGVSVGSEDLYRNSVTGVKNKGGVGVQPDVLVDFINDFKKAFKGTPIGKIPVGHVDTWDVWGNATNKAVLDAIDFIGVDEYPYYENDKGNSIDNAAKLFNKAYEATIAASGGKPVWVTETGWPYKGPDWDEAVPSVKNAQKYWRDVGCKYLFNKTPTFWYTLRDSNPDNKMKFAITDNLSTTPLFDLSCDKVDDEETTSSAVHSKTKTESGASKPTHASNSTATFITSTASATSGSGDDEEATGTATATGSGSKPTSGSGSGSGSESGSGSGSGSEGSGSSSGSGSQSGSSSGSGSSSESGSAPAETPSTITNGAASLGVSTVALAFLALFAL; encoded by the coding sequence ATGAAGGTTTCCGCTACCCTCGCTGCTGGTGCCCTCGCCCTCGGCGTTGAGGCCAAGAACTACCTTGGTTTCAACTCTGGTGCCACCCTCGCCAACCGTGCcgccaagttcaaggccGACTTCCAGGCTGAGTTCGAGACTGCTCAGAACCTGAAGAGCGCTCCCGGCGACTTCAGCGCCGTCCGACTCTACACCAACATCCAGGCCTACTCCGAGGATGACCCCATCGAGGCTTTCGAGGCTGCCATCgacaccaagaccgagatCCTCCTCGGTGTCTGGACTTCCGGCACTGACAACATCGACAAGGAGATCAGCGCCCTCAAGAAGGCTGTCGACAAGTACGGCTCCAAGCTGACCGACCTCGTCATCGGTGTCTCCGTTGGTAGCGAGGATCTCTACCGTAACTCCGTTACTGGCGTTAAGAACAAGGGTGGTGTCGGTGTTCAGCCTGATGTCCTCGTTGActtcatcaacgacttcaagAAGGCTTTCAAGGGTACCCCCATTGGCAAGATCCCTGTCGGCCACGTCGACACCTGGGACGTCTGGGGCAACGCTACCAACAAGGCCGTCCTCGACGCCATCGATTTCATCGGTGTGGATGAGTACCCCTACTATGAGAACGACAAGGGCAACAGCATCGACAACGCTgccaagctcttcaacaaggcGTACGAGGCCACCATCGCCGCCTCCGGTGGCAAGCCTGTCTGGGTCACTGAGACTGGCTGGCCTTACAAGGGTCCCGACTGGGATGAGGCTGTTCCTAGTGTGAAGAACGCTCAGAAGTACTGGCGCGACGTTGGCTGCAAGtacctcttcaacaagacccCCACTTTCTGGTACACTCTCCGCGACTCCAACCCCGACAACAAGATGAAGTTCGCCATCACTGATAACCTCTCCACCACTCCTCTCTTCGATCTCTCTTGCGACAaggttgacgatgaggagacCACCAGCTCTGCCGTCCactccaagaccaagaccgagtCCGGTGCTTCCAAGCCCACTCACGCTTCTAACTCCACCGCTACCTTCATCACCTCTACTGCCTCTGCCACCAGCGGCTctggcgatgatgaggaagctACTGGCACTGCCACCGCTACTGGCTCTGGTTCTAAGCCTACCTCTGGatccggctccggctccggtTCTGagtctggctctggctctggctctggttcagAGGGTTCTGGATCCagctctggctctggttctCAGTCTGGTTCCAGCTCTGGTTCCGGCTCCAGCTCCGAGTCTGGCTCTGCCCCTGCTGAGACTCCCAGCACTATCACCAACGGTGCTGCTTCTCTCGGCGTCTCCACTGTCGCCCTTGCCTTCCTTGCCCTGTTCGCTCTGTAA
- a CDS encoding general substrate transporter gives MVAEKQSGEIQPHIESTDAGLDHLKNVDLHDKALANEALEATADEHSYTVWQGFKTYKRAAFWSILISTTVIMEGYDVTLLGSFYGYPRFREKYGEYLDKANGHQISANWQQRFNCLGALANIIGALLNGWATSRWGHRKVLISGLFWLSAFIFVVFFAPNIEVLLVGQFLCNIPWGIFATTGPAYAAEVTPLAIRGYLTAYVNLCWCIGQFISAGVLKGLVDNPTPWSYRIPFAIQWVWPIPLAIAAYMAPESPWHLVRTNQLEKAKVSLERLSEPEHNINYENAVALMVHTNKLEIEERSGTSYWDCFRGSNLRRTEIACMGFLSQITNGGALCYSGSFFFQQTGIGPSASYGIALGGTGIAFIGTIISWFYIYKFGRRTIWLSGFSFLVVILWLIGFLALPKQTQSLAWAQSILCVVWLGAYSMSVGPIIYTLVAEVGSTRLRTQTIVLARSTYYVGNIICGGLIQPEMLAPGSWNLKGKTAFFWAGLATLTLTWGYFRMFETKDRTFGEMDYMFQKGIPARKSAKYQINEDEVFMAHEKPEAEKH, from the exons ATGGTAGCCGAAAAGCAGTCCGGGGAGATCCAGCCCCATATTGAGAGCACCGATGCTggtcttgatcatctcaagaATGTAGACCTTCACGATAAAGCCCTCGCCAATGAGGCTCTTGAAGCCACGGCCGACGAGCATAGCTATACCGTTTGGCAGGGTTTCAAGACTTACAAGCGAGCTGCTTTTTGGTCCATCC TCATCTCGACTACTGTCATCATGGAGGGCTACGATGTTACCCTCCTTGGTTCCTTCTACGGCTACCCGCGATTCAGAGAGAAGTACGGCGAATATCTCGATAAAGCGAATGGACATCAGATCTCAGCCAATTGGCAGCAGCGCTTCAACTGTCTCGGTGCCCTCGCCAACATTATTGGCGCTCTTCTAAACGGTTGGGCTACTTCGCGATGGGGACACCGCAAGGTTCTCATCAGTGGCCTCTTCTGGCTCTCTGCCTTCATCTttgtcgtcttcttcgcccCCAACATCGAGGTCCTCCTCGTCGGTCAATTCCTCTGCAACATTCCCTGGGGAATCTTCGCTACAACTGGTCCCGCCTACGCTGCTGAGGTCACTCCTCTTGCTATTCGAGGATATCTCACTGCCTATGTCAACCTGTGCTGGTGCATTGGACAGTTCATCTCAGCTGGTGTACTCAAAGGTCTAGTTGACAACCCTACCCCGTGGAGCTACCGAATTCCCTTTGCGATCCAATGGGTATGGCCTATTCCTCTCGCCATCGCAGCGTATATGGCCCCCGAGTCACCCTGGCATCTTGTCCGAACGAACCAGCTCGAGAAAGCCAAGGTATCCCTCGAGCGACTATCCGAACCGGAGCACAACATCAACTACGAGAATGCCGTTGCTCTTATGGTCCACACAAACAagcttgagattgaggagcgTTCTGGTACTTCTTACTGGGACTGTTTCCGAGGTAGTAACCTTCGACGAACCGAGATCGCTTGCATGGGTTTCCTCTCTCAGATCACCAACGGCGGTGCCCTTTGCTACAGTggatccttcttcttccaacaGACTGGTATTGGTCCCTCTGCCTCTTACGGTATTGCTCTTGGTGGAACTGGCATCGCCTTCATTGGTACCATCATCTCGTGGTTCTACATCTACAAGTTCGGTCGACGAACGATCTGGCTCTCTGGCTTCTCATTCCTTGTCGTAATTCTCTGGCTTATCGGCTTCCTGGCGTTGCCCAAGCAGACTCAGTCCTTAGCTTGGGCGCAATCAATCCTCTGCGTTGTGTGGTTGGGAGCATACTCCATGTCTGTCGGTCCTATCATCTACACCCTCGTTGCTGAGGTGGGTTCGACTCGTCTGCGTACACAGACAATTGTGTTGGCTCGTTCAACGTATTACGTTGGTAACATCATTTGCGGAGGTCTCATCCAGCCCGAGATGTTGGCTCCAGGATCATGGAAcctcaagggcaagact GCCTTCTTCTGGGCAGGTCTTGCCACTCTCACTCTGACTTGGGGCTATTTCCGTATGTTCGAAACAAAGGACCGTACCTTTGGTGAGATGGACTACATG TTCCAGAAGGGTATCCCGGCACGCAAGTCTGCCAAGTACCAGATTAATGAGGATGAGGTCTTTATGGCTCACGAGAAGcctgaagctgagaagcaCTAG